ATGCGGTTCTCCCGAAAATTTACCGAAAATTCTTCGATCAAAGATGTTCAGTTATGAACATAAGGTTATATAGTGCAAGCCCTATAGTCGGCCGGTGATGTGAATTGATCAGACCGAAGGTTAAAGAGCTTCCGGGACCGAAGGCCAGGGAGGTCATAGAGAAGAACTTCGAGGCCCTCGCATACACCACGCAGGATCCGGAGACCCTGCCGATAGTTATAGACCACGGTGATGGCATACTCGTCTACGACGTCGATGGAAACACCTTCTACGACTTCGGAAGCGGTGTGGGTGTGCTGAACGTCGGCCACGCCCACCCGAGGGTCGTTGAGGCCATAAAGAGGCAGGCCGAGAGGTTCACACACTTCGCACTCAACGACTTCTTCTACGAGAACGCGATTATTCTGGCGAACAAACTCGCCGAGCTGGCTCCGGGCGACTTCAAGAAGAAGGTCGTTTACCAGAACAGCGGGGCGGAAGCGAACGAGGCCATGATGAAGCTCGTCAAGTACGGCACGAAGAGAAAGAGGTTCATAGCCTTCTACCACGCCTTCCACGGAAGAACCCAGGCGGTACTGTCGCTAACGGCCAGCAAGTGGGTTCAGCAGGACGGCTTCTTCCCGACCATGCCGGGAGTGGAGCACATCCCCTACCCGAACCCCTACCGGAACCCGTGGCACATAGACGGTTACGCAGAGCCGGACGAACTCATCAACAGGGTTCTGGAGTTCATTGAGGAGTACGTTTTCAGGCACGTTCCACCGGAGGAGGTTGGGGCCATAGTCTTCGAGCCGATACAGGGCGAAGGCGGCTACGTCGTTCCACCGAAGAACTTCTTCAGGGAACTCAAGAAGCTCGCCGACAGCTACGGCATCCTTCTGGCCGACGACGAGGTCCAGATGGGCGTCGGAAGGACGGGAAGGTTCTGGGCCATAGAGAACTTCGGCGTTGCCCCCGACACGATCCAGTTCGGCAAGGCCATAGGCGGGGGAATACCCCTGGCCGGTGTTATCCACAGGGCTGACATAACCTTCGACAAGCCCGGCAGGCACGCCTCCACCTTCGCCGGCAACCCCGTTGCGATAGCGGCTGGAATAGAGGTCGTGGACCTGGTCAAGGAGCTCCTCCCGCACGTCAGGGAGGTCGGAGATTACCTGCACGGCTACCTCAAGGAGTTCGAGGAGAAGTATGAGGTTATCGGGGACGCGAGGGGCATCGGACTGGCACAGGCGGTGGAGATCGTCAAGAACAAGGACACCAAGGAGAAGAACCCCAAGCTCAGGAACGCCATCGTTAAGGAAGCCGTTAAGAGGGGCCTCATACTCCTCGGATGCGGTGACAACAGCATACGCTTCATACCCCCGCTGATCATCGGGAAGGAAGAGATCGACGTTGCCATGGAGATATTCGAGGAGAGCCTCAAGGCGGCCCTCGGCTAATTTCCTTACCTTTTTTAGGATCCCGGAATCCGAGGGTAAGGTTTTAAAGTTTAAACTTTAAATCAGGCCGGTGATGGAGATGACCGATCTGACTCAAATCCTTGAGCCCTACGGACTCTACGTAATCGCGGGTGCCACGATCCTTTTCATAGTCTACATATTTGCCCGAAGAAGGGAATACAGCGGACCTTCGGTCATAGCGGTTTCGGCGATAATGGCGACCCTTGTGGGCGTGGTTACCAACCTCATAAAGGTGCCCACCCCTGCCACTGGAGGGTACATAAACCTCGGGGACACGATGGTAATGTTCTCGGCAATGCTCTTCGGACCGGTGGTCGGTGCCTTTGCCGGAGGCGTTGGCTCGGCCCTCGGGGACATCCTCGGCGGTTACGCGGGATGGGCCCCGATAACCCTCATCGTCAAGGGGCTTGAGGGACTGGTCGTAGGCTACATAGCCAGAAGAAGCGATAGGACCCCGGTACTCGTGGTTGCGGGAACCATCGGCGGGATCGTAATGGTCCTCGGCTACTTTACCTTCGAGGCCTACATGTTCGGGGTCCCGAACGCTATGGTGGAGGTTCCCGGAAACACCCTTCAGGCCGTTACCGGAATAATTGTCGGAACCGCTCTGGCGGAGGCAATAAAAAAGAAGTACCCGGAAGTCGTGGATATGCTCTAAACCTCCAGATCTTTCAGCTGTTCCCACACCTCTTTCTCCTCAAGGAGGGGTTCCACCGAGATCCTTTTCGAGCCCCTCTTTACCTGACCGAGGTAACCCGAGTCCGCCACCACCGCATCGTACCCCAGCTCATCTATCCTGTACACCTTGAGCCTGCAGTTCTTCAGGGCCTCGCCGGAGTACTTGAGAAAGCCCGGACCGGCGAGGAGTATGTCCGGTTCAAGGCCGGCCTCACGGAGCTCGGACAGGGCCTTCTCGAGGATGTCCCTTACCTCCTTAATCCCGGGCATTTTTCGCACCCTCCATTATCTTTACACCGCTTGACGTTCCGATTCTGGTTGCACCGGCCTCTATCATCGCAAGGGCCTGCTCGTAGGTTCTTATTCCGCCTGCTGCTTTAACTCCCATCCCGTCTCCAACGACCCGCCTCATGAGCCTGACGTCCTCGACGGTGGCCCCCCCGGTTCCAAAGCCCGTGGAGGTCTTCACGAAGTCCGCCCCGGCTTCCTTCGCCAGCTCGCAGGCCTTTATTTTCTCCTCCTCCGTCAAATAGCAGGTTTCGATTATGACCTTAACGATCGCACCCCGCTCGTGGGCGAGCTCCACGACCGCCTTTATGTCCTCCCGGACGTAGTCGTAGTCCCCATCCTTGAGGGCGCCGATGTTGATGACCATGTCGAGCTCATCCGCTCCATCTTCCAGTGCCCTTCTGGCCTCGAAGGCCTTAACCTCCGTGGGCGTTGCGCCGAGCGGGAAGCCTATGACGGTTGCAACCTTCACGTTGGAACCCCTGAGGAGCTCCTTCGCCAGCTTCACCCTGTAGGGATTGACGCAGACCGCGTAGAAGTCGTACTCCCTCGCCTCGTTACAGAGCCTGACTATGTCCTCGGCTCTCGCGTAAGGTTTGAGGTTCGTGTGGTCGATATACCTGTTGATATCGAGGTGATCGTCCATGGTCCCACCACCCTTCGTTCTCCTCTAAGGTATTTTAGGCTTTCCCCTTCAACGAATGGGAACCCGAAACTAAAACCTTTTATGCCCCCCGGGGGAATATCACCCGAGGTGATTGAGATGGAGAACCCCTTTGAGATAACAGGAGTCCTTGCCCGGGAAATACTCGACAGCAGGGGAAACCCGACGATCGAGGTCGAGGTTTACACGCCGGTAAGCATGGGAAGGGCCGCCGTTCCGAGTGGAGCCTCCACCGGAACGCACGAAGCACTGGAGCTCCGCGACGGCGGAAAGCGCTACCACGGAAAGGGCGTCAGAAGGGCCGTGGAGAACGTCAACAAGATCATAGCCCCCGAGATCACGGGCATGGACGTCACGTGGCAGAGGGAGATAGATTCCCTCATGATAGAGCTCGACGGAACCGAGAACAAGAGCAACCTCGGGGCCAACGCGATGCTCGGGGTCTCGCTGGCCGTTGCCAAGGCGGCCGCCAACGCTCTGGCTTTGCCGCTCTACCAGTACGTAGGAGGAACCAACACCTACGTAATGCCCGTCCCGATGAGCAACGTCATCAACGGCGGTGTGCACGCCGGAAACGAGCTCGACTTTCAGGAGTTCATGATCATGCCCATCGGTGCCGACTCCTTCAGGGAGGGGATAAGGTGGGTCTCCGAGACCTACCACGTTCTCAAGGGCGTTATAGCGGATAGGTACGGCAAGGACGCGGTCAACGTCGGTGACGAGGGTGGCTTCGCCCCGCCACTGAAGGAACCCCACGAGCCCCTTGAGCTTCTCATAAAGGCCATTGAGGAAGCCGGCTACAAACCGGGCGATGAGATAGCCTTCGCCATGGATCCGGCATCGAGCGAGTTCTTCCACCCGGACAAAGGAAAGTACGTTGTCAACGGGAGGGAATACGATAGCGGAGAACTGTTAGAGCTCTACAGGGAGCTCGTCTCGAGCTATCCGGTGGTCTCCATCGAGGATCCCTTCCACGAGGAGGACTGGGATGGCTTCGTGGCCATAACGAGAGAACTCGGAAGAAAAGTGCAGATAGTCGGGGACGACCTCTTCGTCACCAACCCGAAGAGGATACGGAAGGGCATAGAGATGGGCGCCGCCAACGCCCTCCTCCTCAAGGTCAACCAGATCGGAACGCTGAGCGAGGCCATAGACGCAGCCTACACGGCCTTCAGGGCTGGCTACGGCGTCGTCGTGTCCCACAGGAGCGGGGAAACCGAGGACTCAACCATAGCCGATCTGGCCGTTGCTCTCAACGCCGGGCAGATAAAGACCGGTGCCCCGGCGAGGAGCGACAGGAACGCCAAGTACAACCAGCTCATCAGGATAGAGGAGGAGCTCGAGGGGGTAGCCCTTTATCCGGGAAGGAAGTTCCGCAACCCCTTCCTCTGAGCTTTTCTTTAACGGACCTTTGTCCTCCATTTTTTAGCGGGTGGTCGGAGTGGGCAGTAGAAAGCTCAAGGTGTACATCCCGGGCGTTAAGTTCCCCTCGATCTCCCTCACCGGGAACTACTGCCACCTCAACTGCGCCCACTGCGGGAGGCACTACCTCAGGGGCATGAAGAAGCCCCGCGGGAGCCTGCTCGACTACTGCCTGAACCTCGAAGGGAGGGGTTACACGGGTTGCCTGCTCAGTGGAGGCATGGATTCCCGGCTGAAGGTTCCCATAGATAGATACGCCCCCCAGATCAGGGAGATAAAAAGGAGAACGAACCTGAAGCTCAACGCCCACGTCGGCTTCGTGGATGAAGACGATCTGGAGTGGATTAAATACGTTGACGTCGTTTCCCTCGACTTCGTGGGCGACGACGGGGTGATAAAAAGGGTTTACAGGATAGATAAAACCGCCGACGATTACCGGAAGGTTCTCGACCTCCTGACCGATGCCGGAGTGAGGGTGGCACCCCACCTAACGATAGGGCTCGACTTCGGGAGGATCCACTGGGAGTTCAAAACCATAGACCTGCTGGCGAGCTATCCCATAGACGTTCTCGTTCTGGACGTGCTGATCCCAACGAGGGGAACGGAGATGGAAGGTCTAAACCCGCCGGACGTTGGGGAGAGCCTGAAGGTCGTTGAGTACGCCCGGGAACGCTTCGACGGGGAGGTGAGCATAGGCTGCATGCGACCCCCCGGGAAATGGCGCCTCGAGTTCGACAGAGGGGCCGTTCTGGCCGGCGTTGACAGGCTGACGAACCCGCCGAAGGAGATCATCCGGTGGGCGAGGGGAATAAGGGACGTCGAGATAATCTACGAGTGCTGCGTTATGTAAAAAGCGGGCTCACCCAACCTCGCATCATCACGAAATCAGAAAGGAGAACGCCGATCATCGCCCGAAACGGTCAGAGCTCCTCCTTAACCGTAACGAAGGAAACCATCGTGACAGTCTGACCGATACCCCTTATCTCCCTCAGTCTGTCGACGACTATCTTACCAACTTCCTCAGAATTTGGAGCCCTCACCTTTATGAGGAGATCCCATTCACCGGCTATTATGTGGACCTCGTAGACCCCATCGAGGGCGGCTATCCTTTTGGCAACCTCCCTCTGGCTCAACCCCGACTCCGGCTCGTATCTGGCAAGGATAAAGGCCGTTGTTCCGAGGTCGAGCTTCTTGTAGTTGGGCTTAACGGTGAACTTCTCTATGACTCCATCCTCGACGAGCTTCTTGATACGGTAGTGGACGGTGGTCCTCGGTATTCCAACCTTCCTGCTGAGGCTCGCTATGTTCTCCCTCGCGTTCTCCTTCAGTTCCTTCAACAGCTTCAGATCGATGTTATCGAGTGCTGCCCCCATTCCTACCCCCTTCGTCACTATTTCAACGATGACCTTTAGCTTCTGTACCGATGGCTTATTTAAGGTTTTCCTTTAACCAATCAGCAAAGGCCCTCAGCGCCCGACCCCTGTGGGAGATCGTGTTCTTCTCAGCGGTTGTCATCTGGGCAAAGGTTCTGTCGAATCCCTCGGGTTTGAAGATGGGATCGAAGCCGAAACCCTCGGTTCCCATGGGAGCGTTTGTGATCTCACCGTCGACCCTTCCAGTGAATAAGTGAGCCTCACCGTCCCAGTAGGCTATAACGCTCCTGAAGTGGGCTTTCCTGTTCTCAACACCCTCCATTAACTTAAGTAGTCCTTCTATCCCGAGGGTTCTGTAAACGTAGGCCGAGTAAACCCCGGGAAAGCCGGAAAGGGCTTCCACGAACAGCCCGGAATCATCGAGAAAGAACGGTCCTTTAATTTTTTTCGCAAGCCATTCAACGCCGAAGAGGGCAACCTCCTCGAGGGTATCCGCCTGTATCTCGGGATAGGCAACGGGAAGCCGATACACCCGAACGCCGAGCGGTTCGAAGTACTTCCGGGCCTCTTCGACCTTTCCGGTGTTGGAGGTGACGAAAGCCAGTTCCATGGAATCACCGGATTCAGGGGGGAGGGAACAATAAAAAGGTTTCAGTCTATCCTGTATCCTATCCTCTCAACTAACTCCCTGCGTTCCTTCTTGAGCTCATCGTCTTCGATCCTGCTGGCGGCCTTACCGTCCACCACTCCCAGAACAGCCCTTCCGAGGTCAGTTTCGGCCACTATCACCTGGAAGGGGTTTTCACTGGCCCCGTAGACCATGGCAACGGCCGGGTGGTCCTTAACGGCGTTGAGCACGTTTATGGGGAAGGCGTTCTTCATGAGTATGACGAACACGTGACCAGCGCCTATCCTGAGGGCGTTCTTAGCTGCGAGCTTCTCAAGCTCCTTATCGTTGCCTGTGAAGCGCGTGAGCTGGGGCTTGGCCTCGTTCATCGCTATTCCGAACTTTATGCCCGGGACCGTCGTAAGGAGAACCTTGGCGAGGTCGTCAACCGTGAATATGGAGAAGTTTCCCTGCCCGATGATGACCTCAACGCCCTCCGGTTTTTCGATCTCAACAACCTCTATCTTCACCATAGCGACCACCGGAAGGGTTTAATACCACGGGGGATATAACTTTTTCCGTCAGGGCCCAACGGTGAGGTGAGATGAGCGAACCACTCCCTGATGAGCTTGAATTTCTTGAGGAGATCCTGAACAGGCACCCGGTAGAGAGTCTGAAGCGGATAGCCGAGGAGGAGGGCATAAACTATTACAGGCTCAAGAGGTTGTACGACAGGTACTACGGGAAATACATCTCCGTCAATGCCTTTTACAATCCGAGGTTGATAGGCCTCCGAAGTTACCTCGCCTTTCTGAGCGTCCCCCCGGACAGGATACTTGAAACCGGATACAGGATGACCCGGAACCCCTTCGTTGGATACGTGAACCCTGCCTTCGGGTTCAAAAACGGGCTATCGGCCATACTCTACATACCCGACGATCAGAGGGGAGATATAGACGGGATGCTGTCAAAGTACTCTGACGACTACGAGTACCACGAGGTGAGGGGGTACCCCTACACCGGCGAAGACGACTTTGGAAGGTGGGATTTAAGCTACAAGTACGCGGTACTTATGGACATCCTGAAGGCGGACGCCCGAACGCCCCTGACAAGGATCGCAGAACGGCTGAAAAAAAGCCGCCCCACCGTGAAGTTTATGATAAAACGACTCGAGGAAATGGACATCCTGAGGGGTTTTGCGGCTGTAATAGAGAACAGCTTCCACGATAGGAGCGTGCTGGGAATAACGGAGAAGCTCGACGAATCCGTTATTGAGAGGTTCAAAGAGCACGAGGTGAGAATCGGCGTATTCCCGGGGGAGGGATACGTCATAGAATGGTTCTTCTCGTCAAAAGAAGATCTGGGGGCGAAGATACTGGAGTTCAGCAACTACGTGGATAAACTCGTGATCCAGTACTTTGACCCGACCTTCAAGGAGCTGAACGATAGAAACGGAACGACCAGATACTCGAGAATGGTAAAAAAAGACGGGAGCGGTTATCATTCCATCCTCGAATTTTGAAGGGCTACCGGGCAGTATTCGAGGCCGTCTATCTCGCCCGTAGCCTGATACTCCAGCGCCCTGCAGTCGTGGCAGATGTACCTGAACGGACAGGTGCTGCAGGCGGGTACCTTGTCCTTGGTCAGCCTCCAGAACCTTTTGAGTCTCTTTCTCCTCAGAACCTTCCCAAGCCCGACCTCTCTCAGGTCCCCAACCACGTAGTTCCTGAGGAGCGGACAGGGGAGCGCGTACCCGTCGGCGGTCACAGCGATGGTACCGGCCAAACAGTCGTTGTATTCACCCGTACTCGGGTTCAATATCCTCCTGAGTTCCAGAACGTTGAAGCCCAGCCTTCTGGCCGAACCCGGGAAGAGAACGTCAACGTAGACCTCCCCGGGGAAGGAGGTCCTGAGGCTCCTGAGCTCGTCCACCTCATGGGGCCTTGCCACTACGAGTCCCCCGTGGAGCCACCCGTGGGCCTCAAGCTTCCGGAAATTCTCCCTGCTGTACTCCAGCTCTGCGATGAAACGAACCCCTTCAACGGGGTTGACCATCTCAAGATCCTCGATCCTCACCACGGCGTAGACTTCTGGAATGCCCAGCTCGGAGGCGCGGGCGGCGATGGCAGTGAGGTACTCCACCCTGTCGTAGTTGGTGAGCCAGAGCTCTCTG
The window above is part of the Thermococcus sp. P6 genome. Proteins encoded here:
- a CDS encoding ornithine aminotransferase, with the translated sequence MIRPKVKELPGPKAREVIEKNFEALAYTTQDPETLPIVIDHGDGILVYDVDGNTFYDFGSGVGVLNVGHAHPRVVEAIKRQAERFTHFALNDFFYENAIILANKLAELAPGDFKKKVVYQNSGAEANEAMMKLVKYGTKRKRFIAFYHAFHGRTQAVLSLTASKWVQQDGFFPTMPGVEHIPYPNPYRNPWHIDGYAEPDELINRVLEFIEEYVFRHVPPEEVGAIVFEPIQGEGGYVVPPKNFFRELKKLADSYGILLADDEVQMGVGRTGRFWAIENFGVAPDTIQFGKAIGGGIPLAGVIHRADITFDKPGRHASTFAGNPVAIAAGIEVVDLVKELLPHVREVGDYLHGYLKEFEEKYEVIGDARGIGLAQAVEIVKNKDTKEKNPKLRNAIVKEAVKRGLILLGCGDNSIRFIPPLIIGKEEIDVAMEIFEESLKAALG
- a CDS encoding ECF transporter S component, whose protein sequence is MEMTDLTQILEPYGLYVIAGATILFIVYIFARRREYSGPSVIAVSAIMATLVGVVTNLIKVPTPATGGYINLGDTMVMFSAMLFGPVVGAFAGGVGSALGDILGGYAGWAPITLIVKGLEGLVVGYIARRSDRTPVLVVAGTIGGIVMVLGYFTFEAYMFGVPNAMVEVPGNTLQAVTGIIVGTALAEAIKKKYPEVVDML
- a CDS encoding SPASM domain-containing protein; protein product: MERAVTDAVTDFGNVPKVVSVGKPPWSNTPHKGKLERLILQLGAGKGRFSEVEGIPRSIGCIGNNSFILRREPLSPERVMDLIREFGQLGGRELWLTNYDRVEYLTAIAARASELGIPEVYAVVRIEDLEMVNPVEGVRFIAELEYSRENFRKLEAHGWLHGGLVVARPHEVDELRSLRTSFPGEVYVDVLFPGSARRLGFNVLELRRILNPSTGEYNDCLAGTIAVTADGYALPCPLLRNYVVGDLREVGLGKVLRRKRLKRFWRLTKDKVPACSTCPFRYICHDCRALEYQATGEIDGLEYCPVALQNSRME
- a CDS encoding Lrp/AsnC family transcriptional regulator, with translation MGAALDNIDLKLLKELKENARENIASLSRKVGIPRTTVHYRIKKLVEDGVIEKFTVKPNYKKLDLGTTAFILARYEPESGLSQREVAKRIAALDGVYEVHIIAGEWDLLIKVRAPNSEEVGKIVVDRLREIRGIGQTVTMVSFVTVKEEL
- a CDS encoding family 4B encapsulin nanocompartment shell protein, with the translated sequence MPGIKEVRDILEKALSELREAGLEPDILLAGPGFLKYSGEALKNCRLKVYRIDELGYDAVVADSGYLGQVKRGSKRISVEPLLEEKEVWEQLKDLEV
- the eno gene encoding phosphopyruvate hydratase encodes the protein MENPFEITGVLAREILDSRGNPTIEVEVYTPVSMGRAAVPSGASTGTHEALELRDGGKRYHGKGVRRAVENVNKIIAPEITGMDVTWQREIDSLMIELDGTENKSNLGANAMLGVSLAVAKAAANALALPLYQYVGGTNTYVMPVPMSNVINGGVHAGNELDFQEFMIMPIGADSFREGIRWVSETYHVLKGVIADRYGKDAVNVGDEGGFAPPLKEPHEPLELLIKAIEEAGYKPGDEIAFAMDPASSEFFHPDKGKYVVNGREYDSGELLELYRELVSSYPVVSIEDPFHEEDWDGFVAITRELGRKVQIVGDDLFVTNPKRIRKGIEMGAANALLLKVNQIGTLSEAIDAAYTAFRAGYGVVVSHRSGETEDSTIADLAVALNAGQIKTGAPARSDRNAKYNQLIRIEEELEGVALYPGRKFRNPFL
- a CDS encoding XTP/dITP diphosphatase, whose protein sequence is MELAFVTSNTGKVEEARKYFEPLGVRVYRLPVAYPEIQADTLEEVALFGVEWLAKKIKGPFFLDDSGLFVEALSGFPGVYSAYVYRTLGIEGLLKLMEGVENRKAHFRSVIAYWDGEAHLFTGRVDGEITNAPMGTEGFGFDPIFKPEGFDRTFAQMTTAEKNTISHRGRALRAFADWLKENLK
- a CDS encoding adenosine-specific kinase — protein: MVKIEVVEIEKPEGVEVIIGQGNFSIFTVDDLAKVLLTTVPGIKFGIAMNEAKPQLTRFTGNDKELEKLAAKNALRIGAGHVFVILMKNAFPINVLNAVKDHPAVAMVYGASENPFQVIVAETDLGRAVLGVVDGKAASRIEDDELKKERRELVERIGYRID
- the deoC gene encoding deoxyribose-phosphate aldolase translates to MDDHLDINRYIDHTNLKPYARAEDIVRLCNEAREYDFYAVCVNPYRVKLAKELLRGSNVKVATVIGFPLGATPTEVKAFEARRALEDGADELDMVINIGALKDGDYDYVREDIKAVVELAHERGAIVKVIIETCYLTEEEKIKACELAKEAGADFVKTSTGFGTGGATVEDVRLMRRVVGDGMGVKAAGGIRTYEQALAMIEAGATRIGTSSGVKIMEGAKNARD
- a CDS encoding Lrp/AsnC family transcriptional regulator; the encoded protein is MSEPLPDELEFLEEILNRHPVESLKRIAEEEGINYYRLKRLYDRYYGKYISVNAFYNPRLIGLRSYLAFLSVPPDRILETGYRMTRNPFVGYVNPAFGFKNGLSAILYIPDDQRGDIDGMLSKYSDDYEYHEVRGYPYTGEDDFGRWDLSYKYAVLMDILKADARTPLTRIAERLKKSRPTVKFMIKRLEEMDILRGFAAVIENSFHDRSVLGITEKLDESVIERFKEHEVRIGVFPGEGYVIEWFFSSKEDLGAKILEFSNYVDKLVIQYFDPTFKELNDRNGTTRYSRMVKKDGSGYHSILEF
- a CDS encoding radical SAM protein, whose protein sequence is MGSRKLKVYIPGVKFPSISLTGNYCHLNCAHCGRHYLRGMKKPRGSLLDYCLNLEGRGYTGCLLSGGMDSRLKVPIDRYAPQIREIKRRTNLKLNAHVGFVDEDDLEWIKYVDVVSLDFVGDDGVIKRVYRIDKTADDYRKVLDLLTDAGVRVAPHLTIGLDFGRIHWEFKTIDLLASYPIDVLVLDVLIPTRGTEMEGLNPPDVGESLKVVEYARERFDGEVSIGCMRPPGKWRLEFDRGAVLAGVDRLTNPPKEIIRWARGIRDVEIIYECCVM